In Limibacter armeniacum, a single window of DNA contains:
- a CDS encoding metal ABC transporter ATP-binding protein has product MTIHNVQHPAIELHNLTVTYDGKPAAWNLDYTLPQGQLIGIMGPNGSGKSTSMKAMMGLVPLASGEVQLFGKPLDSVRNRVAYVPQRGSVDWDFPASVLDTVLMGRLNRKNIFKRTSKQDKEIALECIKKVRLEKFVHRQISQLSGGQQQRVFIARALAQQADLYLLDEPFAGVDAATENAIIDLLKEMKEEGKTVVVVHHDLQTAPAYFDWLLLMNTRLVASGPTEMVYKEEILNDAFGGKLNVLTQLGELIKEQNHPFREK; this is encoded by the coding sequence ATGACGATACATAACGTTCAACATCCCGCAATAGAACTACATAACCTGACAGTAACCTATGATGGCAAGCCCGCTGCTTGGAACCTTGACTACACCCTTCCTCAAGGTCAGTTGATCGGTATCATGGGACCCAATGGTTCAGGAAAAAGTACTTCTATGAAGGCGATGATGGGATTGGTACCATTGGCAAGTGGAGAAGTGCAGCTTTTTGGCAAACCATTAGACAGTGTCAGAAACCGTGTAGCATATGTTCCCCAAAGAGGGTCTGTAGACTGGGATTTCCCTGCATCAGTACTTGATACCGTGTTGATGGGTAGGCTTAACCGGAAAAATATTTTCAAGCGAACCTCTAAGCAGGATAAAGAAATTGCTTTGGAATGCATCAAGAAGGTTAGGCTCGAAAAGTTTGTCCACAGACAAATCTCACAGCTTTCAGGTGGACAGCAACAACGTGTTTTCATAGCACGTGCCTTAGCGCAGCAGGCTGATCTGTACTTGTTGGATGAACCTTTTGCAGGTGTAGATGCTGCTACAGAAAATGCCATCATCGATCTATTAAAAGAGATGAAGGAAGAGGGTAAAACTGTTGTAGTAGTCCATCACGATCTTCAAACAGCCCCTGCCTATTTTGATTGGTTATTGCTGATGAACACCCGACTGGTTGCATCAGGTCCTACAGAAATGGTATATAAAGAAGAAATCCTGAACGATGCTTTTGGCGGTAAACTAAATGTACTCACGCAACTGGGTGAGCTTATAAAAGAGCAAAACCACCCATTCAGGGAAAAGTAA
- a CDS encoding metal ABC transporter permease: MGDFFLLQDPNVRWVVLAMMLICGSAAVVGCFAFLRKRSLVGDAVSHAILPGICLAFMLAQTKHPVVLMFGAVSVGLFSLWLIDFITDKSKIKPDAALALVMSVFYGIGILLMTSIQASGNAAQSGLDKFLFGKAAAMMQEDVIAYGVFSLVLLAIVLLFFKSFSLIIFDREHAQVIGLPVKQLESLMALLTVFAIAIGIQAVGVVLMSALLITPAAAARYWTHNLKVMLVLAAFFAVLSGIGGAYISYTIPKMPTGPWIVVLLTFMTIISVLFGAKKGVWFKSIENRRMTSRMVEENILKILYMFGEKEDAFDKQYSIAQLKSKRKFNLFKFKTALKRLESKGAIQRNGNQVSLTAEGIEKGKRVTRLHRLWELYLTKYLNLPADHVHEEAEAMEHLITPELEKELEKELDYPHVDPHDSPIPR, encoded by the coding sequence ATGGGAGACTTTTTTCTATTACAGGACCCCAATGTCAGATGGGTAGTTTTAGCCATGATGCTGATCTGTGGAAGTGCGGCTGTTGTAGGCTGCTTTGCATTTCTCCGGAAACGTTCGTTGGTGGGTGATGCTGTTTCCCATGCCATCCTTCCCGGTATATGTTTGGCGTTTATGCTTGCCCAAACCAAGCATCCTGTGGTGTTGATGTTTGGGGCAGTGTCTGTTGGACTTTTCTCACTTTGGTTAATTGATTTCATTACTGACAAATCCAAGATAAAGCCTGACGCTGCACTTGCCCTTGTAATGTCTGTTTTTTATGGTATCGGTATCTTGCTGATGACCTCTATTCAGGCTTCTGGTAATGCTGCCCAATCCGGTCTTGACAAGTTTCTTTTTGGAAAAGCCGCTGCCATGATGCAGGAAGATGTTATCGCATATGGCGTCTTTTCATTAGTCTTATTGGCCATTGTCTTATTATTTTTCAAGTCATTTTCACTGATCATTTTTGACAGAGAACATGCACAAGTCATCGGCTTACCTGTCAAGCAACTGGAATCTTTGATGGCTTTATTGACAGTATTTGCCATTGCCATTGGTATTCAGGCAGTAGGTGTTGTACTCATGTCGGCATTGCTCATTACACCTGCAGCAGCAGCTCGCTACTGGACACACAACCTAAAAGTAATGCTGGTACTGGCAGCATTCTTTGCTGTTCTGTCTGGCATAGGTGGCGCCTACATTTCATACACCATTCCCAAAATGCCTACAGGTCCTTGGATTGTTGTCCTTCTGACATTCATGACCATCATCTCAGTTCTATTTGGAGCCAAAAAAGGTGTCTGGTTTAAAAGCATCGAGAATAGGAGGATGACAAGTAGAATGGTTGAGGAAAACATTCTGAAAATCCTCTATATGTTTGGAGAAAAGGAGGATGCATTTGATAAGCAATATTCCATAGCTCAATTGAAATCGAAAAGGAAGTTTAACCTTTTCAAATTTAAGACTGCACTGAAAAGGCTCGAATCGAAAGGAGCAATTCAAAGGAATGGCAACCAAGTTTCACTGACTGCAGAAGGTATTGAAAAAGGAAAAAGAGTAACCAGACTTCACAGGCTCTGGGAGCTATACCTAACAAAATACCTTAACCTCCCTGCCGACCACGTGCATGAGGAAGCTGAAGCAATGGAACACTTGATTACACCTGAACTAGAAAAGGAACTCGAAAAAGAGCTTGACTATCCTCATGTTGATCCTCATGACTCTCCAATACCTAGATAG
- a CDS encoding peptidylprolyl isomerase, with the protein MQKFLTSPLLHFFLLGAVIFVIYHFTNSKPEVDTILIDNSDIQQMVSKWEVKWNRKPNTEELSNLIDDAINQEVLYREALKMKLEHNDEVIKRRLAQKMQFITSDLAKIKAPLEKDLQQFFEKNKEKYSTKTSYSLYQITFNYSKGNNAKLNAKELLIKNEKATIEEMKGKGDVSVIPFYLEKMDIDQLRNKVSLQFAQSINDLETGKWEGPISSGFGEHLVYITAKEAPQIPKLNTIKNQITRDWYYEQEQNIYASILEELKKKYKIKIDIESSSSEIDILKLQQEN; encoded by the coding sequence ATGCAAAAGTTTCTGACATCTCCCCTACTTCACTTCTTCCTACTCGGTGCTGTTATCTTTGTTATTTATCACTTCACAAATTCAAAACCCGAAGTGGATACTATTTTAATTGATAATAGCGACATCCAACAAATGGTATCTAAATGGGAAGTAAAATGGAATAGGAAGCCAAATACCGAAGAACTATCCAACTTAATTGACGATGCTATCAATCAGGAAGTTCTTTACAGAGAAGCTCTAAAAATGAAACTTGAGCACAATGACGAAGTAATCAAACGCCGTCTAGCTCAAAAAATGCAATTTATTACCAGTGATCTAGCAAAAATAAAAGCGCCTTTAGAAAAAGATTTACAACAGTTTTTCGAAAAAAACAAAGAGAAATACTCCACCAAAACATCCTATAGCTTATACCAAATCACTTTCAATTATAGCAAAGGCAATAATGCTAAACTAAATGCAAAAGAACTTCTAATAAAGAATGAAAAGGCTACCATAGAAGAAATGAAAGGCAAAGGTGATGTATCTGTTATCCCATTCTATTTGGAAAAAATGGATATTGATCAGCTTAGAAATAAAGTCAGCTTACAATTCGCCCAATCTATAAATGATTTAGAAACTGGTAAGTGGGAAGGACCAATATCATCAGGATTTGGAGAACACTTAGTATATATCACAGCAAAAGAAGCGCCTCAAATACCAAAATTAAACACTATAAAAAATCAGATAACCCGAGACTGGTATTACGAACAAGAACAAAATATCTATGCTTCCATTTTAGAGGAACTCAAAAAAAAGTATAAGATTAAGATTGACATTGAATCCTCTTCATCTGAAATAGATATTTTAAAATTACAGCAAGAGAACTAA
- a CDS encoding YpdA family putative bacillithiol disulfide reductase, whose amino-acid sequence MFDVLIVGAGPIGLATGIEAKKAGLSYVIIEKGCLVNSLYNYPVNMTFFSTSERLEIGDVPFVSHNPRPTRQEALEYYRRVQTKWELNVQLFEKVEAVNREEGQEVSYTIQTSKGTYQARSIVVATGFFDFPNYMNIKGEELPKVKHYYDDPHLYAFTNVVVVGAANSSVDAALQTFRKGANVTMIIREQEISHRVKYWVKPDVENRIKEGSITAHFGANIEEIKEGSVIFRKENGEVEEIPNDFVLALTGYQPDFGFLKNIGIDLSDDEKMEPEHSKETYETNMPNIFLAGVICGGMITTTWFIENSREHADIVINQIKERIGKGKNVEISN is encoded by the coding sequence ATGTTTGATGTGCTGATTGTAGGGGCTGGTCCAATCGGACTGGCTACAGGTATAGAAGCCAAAAAAGCTGGACTCAGTTATGTAATTATTGAAAAGGGATGCCTAGTCAATTCACTATACAATTACCCTGTGAATATGACGTTCTTCTCTACTTCTGAAAGGTTAGAGATTGGTGATGTCCCATTCGTTTCACATAATCCACGTCCTACCAGACAAGAAGCCTTGGAATACTACCGCAGGGTCCAGACAAAATGGGAACTGAATGTACAGCTGTTTGAAAAAGTTGAAGCTGTAAACCGAGAAGAAGGGCAAGAAGTCAGCTATACCATTCAAACATCTAAAGGTACTTATCAGGCTAGGTCAATCGTGGTGGCAACAGGCTTTTTTGACTTCCCTAATTATATGAATATCAAAGGTGAAGAACTGCCGAAAGTCAAACACTATTATGACGATCCACATTTATATGCCTTTACCAATGTTGTAGTGGTAGGTGCTGCCAACTCATCTGTTGATGCGGCACTACAAACCTTTAGAAAAGGGGCAAATGTTACCATGATTATCCGCGAACAGGAAATCAGTCACAGGGTAAAATATTGGGTAAAACCAGATGTTGAAAACCGTATCAAGGAAGGTAGCATTACAGCTCACTTTGGCGCAAACATAGAAGAAATCAAGGAAGGTAGTGTCATCTTCAGAAAAGAGAACGGTGAGGTTGAAGAAATCCCAAATGATTTTGTCTTGGCTTTAACAGGCTATCAACCGGATTTTGGTTTCCTGAAAAATATTGGGATTGATCTTTCTGATGACGAAAAAATGGAACCTGAGCACAGTAAGGAAACTTACGAAACCAATATGCCAAATATCTTCTTGGCAGGTGTAATCTGTGGAGGGATGATCACCACTACTTGGTTTATTGAAAACTCACGAGAGCATGCCGATATCGTCATCAATCAGATAAAAGAACGAATTGGCAAAGGGAAGAATGTTGAAATCAGCAACTAG
- a CDS encoding voltage-gated chloride channel family protein: MKRFNPFYIQEGSLLFPIFQRFPIIFYLIKWVILSLIIGVLAGFASAIFLWSLHWASDTRAAHLWLVLLLPIGGLGVGLLYNYFGKEVEGGNNLIIDQIHKPSKIIRFRMAPMVLFGTVVTHLFGGSAGREGTAIQMGASIADQFTRLFKLTAQDRKMILIAGMAAGFGSVFGTPLAGAIFGLEVFLLGRISHEAILPAFLAAAIADFFCRLISHEYLYIHHSVYHVAGDPDHVIPVMHIVYASLAGICFGLAGRLFAKTTHLWGDFLKRKISYAPFRPLVGGAIVMILFGVLYFGVGPDVGTRYMGLGVPTIKAAFSQHLAPYDWAGKLLFTALTLGAAYKGGEVTPLFFIGAALGNSLSGIIPLPFDLLAGMGFVAVFAGAANTPIACAVMGLELFGINYGVYIAIACVVSYLFSGHAGIYNSQIVGTSKHLIRSQYKGKSLGQIAKEKFQQKQKDARK, from the coding sequence ATGAAGCGATTCAATCCTTTTTATATACAGGAAGGTTCTCTATTATTTCCGATTTTTCAGCGATTCCCTATCATTTTTTATCTGATCAAGTGGGTAATTCTCTCATTGATTATAGGTGTATTGGCAGGGTTTGCTTCAGCAATTTTCCTTTGGTCATTGCATTGGGCAAGTGATACCCGTGCAGCACACTTATGGTTGGTTTTACTCCTGCCAATTGGTGGACTTGGGGTAGGACTGCTCTATAATTACTTCGGTAAAGAAGTAGAGGGAGGGAACAACCTTATCATTGACCAAATCCATAAGCCTAGCAAAATCATTCGCTTCAGGATGGCTCCAATGGTGTTGTTTGGAACTGTGGTGACCCATTTATTTGGTGGTTCAGCAGGTCGAGAGGGAACTGCCATCCAGATGGGAGCTTCTATAGCTGATCAGTTTACAAGGTTATTCAAACTGACTGCGCAAGATCGAAAGATGATACTGATTGCAGGTATGGCAGCAGGATTCGGCTCAGTATTCGGTACGCCATTGGCGGGGGCGATTTTTGGGCTTGAAGTCTTTCTGTTAGGTCGTATTTCCCATGAGGCTATTTTACCGGCTTTCCTTGCAGCAGCCATTGCAGACTTTTTCTGTAGGTTGATTTCACATGAGTACCTATATATTCACCATTCAGTTTACCATGTGGCGGGAGATCCAGACCATGTCATCCCTGTGATGCATATAGTGTATGCATCCTTAGCGGGTATCTGCTTTGGTTTGGCAGGGAGGCTTTTTGCCAAGACAACACACCTTTGGGGTGATTTCCTGAAAAGGAAAATATCCTATGCACCTTTCAGACCTTTGGTTGGGGGAGCTATCGTCATGATACTTTTTGGGGTATTGTATTTCGGGGTCGGTCCTGATGTCGGTACTCGATATATGGGGCTAGGTGTGCCAACCATTAAAGCCGCATTTTCTCAACATTTAGCACCTTATGACTGGGCTGGGAAATTACTTTTTACAGCACTGACTTTAGGTGCAGCATACAAAGGAGGGGAGGTTACCCCATTATTCTTTATCGGAGCTGCATTGGGAAATTCATTATCAGGTATTATTCCGTTGCCTTTTGATCTTTTAGCGGGAATGGGCTTCGTAGCAGTTTTTGCGGGAGCAGCTAACACACCGATTGCGTGTGCAGTAATGGGTTTGGAACTCTTCGGAATTAATTATGGAGTTTATATAGCAATAGCCTGTGTTGTAAGTTACTTGTTTTCAGGACATGCAGGTATTTATAACTCTCAGATTGTAGGGACAAGCAAACACCTTATCAGGTCTCAATATAAGGGTAAGTCTTTGGGGCAGATTGCAAAAGAAAAATTTCAGCAGAAACAAAAAGATGCACGCAAATAA
- a CDS encoding M28 family peptidase — MSRHSIFFQASLMLLLLFTSCKEDTPNEPDPIFESSKDVFYKTIDQNRIKAHLTEISSDAYMGRDTGTEGQKMAANYIRDHFQKVGLESPTALENPYFQSFDLNSWNLASGVLEAGNYSADLFDDFVPYGASKPINVEILNKDVVFVRFGIVDPQYSDYESVDVNGKGVMFFLGAPEDLALENGDNAAMSRKIAEAKLHGATFAIAIFYDESGYINYFDHYQSYFEGTKLTFDELSESDDFPVFIGAPGMGNGLFGKSVSTLLNESAGQSEQTISMSVTSETGKVQTENVIGYVEGSDLKDEVVVLTAHYDHVGAFGDVIYNGADDNGSGTSALMEMAETVASAKTSGNGPRRTLVFLALSGEEKGLLGSVYYTENPVFSLDQTVANVNSDMLGRIDDKHSGGGQYVYPIGSDFLSSDLHEIFTGISGSYFKDLTMDFEHNDPTHPKQYYFRSDQYNFAIHNIPVMFFTDGEHEDYHRPTDTADKIDYALLERRTELVFATAWELANVDEKPKVDQQNTGGRIAEEESHDNHISCKGHPSPYSDEVLSLEIVQ; from the coding sequence ATGTCAAGACATTCGATTTTTTTTCAGGCAAGCTTGATGCTATTGTTACTTTTTACTTCCTGTAAAGAGGATACACCCAATGAGCCAGATCCCATATTTGAATCGTCAAAGGATGTTTTTTACAAAACAATTGATCAGAATAGGATAAAGGCACACCTCACAGAAATCAGTAGTGATGCGTATATGGGAAGGGATACAGGCACCGAAGGGCAAAAAATGGCCGCTAACTATATAAGAGACCATTTTCAGAAGGTTGGTTTGGAAAGTCCTACTGCATTGGAGAACCCTTATTTTCAGTCATTTGATTTGAATAGCTGGAATTTGGCATCTGGTGTTTTGGAAGCGGGAAATTATAGCGCAGACCTGTTTGATGATTTTGTGCCTTATGGTGCATCAAAACCCATAAATGTAGAAATACTAAATAAGGACGTTGTTTTTGTCCGGTTTGGAATTGTAGATCCTCAATATTCTGACTACGAAAGTGTTGATGTAAACGGGAAAGGGGTGATGTTCTTTTTGGGAGCACCTGAAGATTTGGCATTGGAAAATGGCGACAATGCAGCAATGAGCAGAAAAATAGCGGAGGCAAAGTTGCATGGGGCGACATTTGCCATTGCAATCTTTTATGATGAGTCAGGTTATATCAATTACTTTGATCATTACCAGTCATATTTTGAAGGAACGAAACTGACTTTTGATGAGCTATCGGAATCAGATGATTTTCCTGTTTTTATCGGAGCACCTGGAATGGGAAATGGTTTGTTTGGAAAAAGTGTAAGCACACTACTGAATGAGTCGGCAGGGCAAAGTGAACAGACGATATCGATGTCAGTTACATCAGAGACAGGGAAAGTACAGACTGAAAACGTAATCGGATATGTGGAAGGAAGTGACCTCAAGGATGAGGTGGTAGTTTTGACAGCGCACTATGACCATGTTGGTGCATTTGGAGATGTGATTTATAATGGGGCTGATGATAATGGTTCTGGTACATCTGCCTTGATGGAAATGGCTGAGACTGTAGCTTCGGCTAAGACTTCAGGAAATGGACCAAGAAGAACTCTTGTCTTTTTGGCACTTTCAGGTGAGGAGAAAGGGTTATTAGGTTCCGTTTATTATACAGAGAACCCTGTATTTTCGCTTGATCAAACAGTCGCTAATGTCAATTCAGATATGTTGGGCAGGATAGACGACAAACACTCAGGTGGGGGGCAATATGTTTACCCGATTGGTTCTGATTTTCTCTCATCAGACTTGCATGAAATCTTTACGGGAATCAGTGGTTCTTACTTTAAAGACTTGACAATGGACTTTGAACATAATGACCCTACACATCCAAAACAGTATTACTTCCGTTCTGATCAATACAATTTTGCCATTCACAATATTCCTGTGATGTTTTTTACGGATGGTGAACATGAGGACTACCACCGACCTACAGATACGGCTGATAAGATTGATTATGCTTTACTGGAAAGGAGAACCGAATTGGTATTTGCCACCGCTTGGGAGTTGGCTAATGTGGATGAGAAACCCAAGGTTGATCAGCAAAATACTGGAGGCAGGATAGCAGAGGAAGAGTCACACGATAATCATATATCCTGCAAGGGGCATCCATCTCCATATTCGGATGAGGTATTGAGTTTGGAAATAGTCCAATAG
- a CDS encoding BCCT family transporter, with amino-acid sequence MSKTKGNTSNKYFDVHGPVFWPATILIVLFIAITLIVGEPIKNFFSEVQNSISNTTGWFIIISINFFLFFCLYMAFSKFGKIRLGGKKAKPEFSTTAWFAMLFGAGMGIGLMFWSVAEPIYNFVSPARPDIEPKSMEAYSEGMKYVFLHWGFHAWAVYALVGMALAYFTFNRKLPLAIRSVFYPILGERIHGRIGDVIDVLAVVATLFGLASSLGLGVQQVGAGMEYLFGFENNTSLQIILITVITLAATISVVTGLDGGVKLLSQLNLNLATVFLLILLILGPTMFILDGFIENLGNYLGDFIKLGFWTESYVDGKLDPNHVDWQNGWTLMYYTWWIAWSPFVGIFIARISKGRTIKEFVLGVLVVPTLVTFFWISAFGGTAFFFELTGVDMSSTIMKDVSTSLYFLMEQLPLSSITSFLAMILVISFFVTSSDSGSLVVDSITSGGKLDAPVGQRIFWALTEGFVAAMLLYGGGLQAIQAAVISTGLPFTVILVLMAFSLRKAMKDEKDLDESKSSSGKESEDYKKVIAEIIKQQQTKKKSIVTENQIMENQETALIKNESN; translated from the coding sequence ATGAGCAAGACAAAAGGGAATACGTCAAATAAATACTTTGACGTTCACGGTCCCGTTTTTTGGCCTGCAACAATTCTGATTGTACTCTTCATTGCCATTACACTAATTGTTGGAGAGCCTATTAAAAACTTTTTTTCAGAGGTTCAAAATTCTATTTCCAATACCACAGGCTGGTTTATTATTATTTCCATAAACTTCTTCCTGTTTTTCTGCCTGTATATGGCATTCAGTAAATTCGGGAAAATTAGGCTTGGTGGAAAAAAAGCAAAACCTGAGTTCAGTACAACTGCATGGTTTGCTATGCTTTTCGGAGCCGGAATGGGTATCGGATTGATGTTCTGGAGTGTTGCAGAACCAATCTATAACTTCGTGTCACCTGCCAGACCTGACATAGAGCCAAAATCTATGGAAGCATACTCTGAAGGTATGAAATATGTATTCCTTCACTGGGGATTCCATGCTTGGGCGGTTTATGCTTTAGTAGGAATGGCTTTGGCTTACTTTACTTTTAACAGGAAGTTACCTTTAGCCATTCGATCTGTATTTTACCCGATTTTAGGAGAACGTATTCATGGCCGAATTGGTGATGTAATAGACGTGCTTGCTGTAGTCGCAACCCTATTCGGTTTGGCATCTTCCTTAGGACTAGGTGTACAACAGGTAGGTGCAGGTATGGAATACCTTTTTGGATTTGAAAATAACACAAGCCTTCAGATCATTCTCATTACAGTGATTACCTTGGCTGCTACGATTTCGGTGGTTACTGGACTTGATGGTGGGGTAAAATTGTTGAGTCAACTCAACCTGAACCTGGCTACCGTATTCCTGTTGATTCTGCTGATTCTAGGCCCAACAATGTTTATCCTAGATGGTTTCATTGAGAATCTAGGTAATTACCTTGGAGACTTTATTAAACTAGGATTCTGGACTGAAAGCTATGTAGACGGTAAACTTGATCCTAATCACGTAGATTGGCAAAATGGCTGGACACTGATGTACTACACTTGGTGGATTGCATGGTCGCCATTTGTTGGTATTTTTATCGCCCGTATTTCCAAAGGACGTACCATTAAGGAATTCGTATTAGGTGTATTGGTCGTACCTACATTGGTTACCTTCTTCTGGATTAGTGCATTTGGAGGCACGGCATTTTTCTTCGAACTGACAGGTGTAGACATGTCATCTACCATCATGAAAGATGTATCTACTTCCCTTTACTTCCTGATGGAGCAACTGCCACTGTCTAGTATCACTTCGTTTCTGGCAATGATTCTGGTCATTAGCTTTTTTGTAACCTCATCAGATTCAGGTTCACTGGTAGTGGATTCTATCACTTCTGGTGGTAAACTGGATGCGCCAGTAGGTCAACGTATATTTTGGGCACTTACAGAAGGTTTTGTTGCAGCCATGCTGCTATACGGTGGAGGACTTCAAGCCATACAGGCAGCCGTGATTTCAACTGGTTTGCCATTTACTGTGATTCTGGTGCTTATGGCATTCAGTCTGCGAAAAGCCATGAAAGATGAGAAAGACCTCGATGAGTCAAAAAGCAGTAGCGGTAAGGAGAGTGAAGACTACAAAAAGGTTATTGCTGAAATAATAAAGCAACAACAAACCAAGAAAAAGTCCATCGTGACCGAAAATCAAATAATGGAGAACCAAGAAACAGCATTGATTAAAAATGAAAGTAATTGA
- a CDS encoding universal stress protein produces the protein MKVIDHIIVGLDLSTMDGYLLEYAAFISNKLGADKISFLHVTPTFSVFDELEDDWTEEEIPDSLEEIIKEELSDRVQKYFHPKSKTSIEQQVVVLEGDTTEQFIRYAVTSNADLLLLGKKSGLKGAGLILKQVISLSPCSVMLASELAPHSIDNIMLPLNFSSNSILAYERAEMLSKYFGANYFMQFVNTEVTLTSLLKTKIYTFSEKEKEAFKGSVEKEAKAKYKKFLKKIGKTEDEMTDIKFTVNTDGDPAYTIYRYAIKRKADLILLGAGIRSSYSNLFLDSISEKLAAYDSTIPVYIVKNKERNLKNIHDLF, from the coding sequence ATGAAAGTAATTGATCATATTATCGTTGGGCTAGACCTGTCCACCATGGACGGTTATCTTTTAGAGTATGCCGCTTTTATCAGTAATAAGCTAGGTGCAGACAAGATCAGCTTTCTTCATGTCACCCCAACATTCTCCGTTTTTGATGAGCTTGAGGATGATTGGACGGAAGAGGAAATTCCCGATTCACTGGAAGAAATCATTAAGGAAGAACTTTCGGACAGAGTTCAGAAATACTTTCACCCCAAAAGCAAGACAAGTATCGAACAGCAGGTAGTTGTACTTGAAGGAGACACCACTGAACAATTTATCCGTTATGCTGTTACCAGCAATGCAGACCTATTACTGCTAGGTAAAAAATCAGGGTTAAAAGGTGCTGGACTGATTCTGAAACAGGTTATCTCCCTTTCTCCATGTTCAGTGATGTTGGCTTCAGAGCTTGCTCCACACAGTATTGATAATATTATGTTGCCGCTTAACTTCTCCAGCAACTCTATTTTAGCATATGAAAGGGCTGAGATGCTGTCAAAATACTTTGGGGCCAATTACTTTATGCAGTTCGTTAACACTGAAGTTACACTTACTTCCTTGTTAAAAACGAAAATCTATACATTCTCTGAAAAGGAGAAGGAAGCCTTCAAAGGAAGTGTAGAAAAGGAAGCCAAAGCGAAGTATAAAAAATTCCTGAAGAAAATCGGTAAGACAGAGGATGAGATGACTGACATCAAGTTTACGGTCAATACAGATGGTGACCCTGCATATACCATTTACCGATATGCCATTAAAAGAAAGGCAGACTTGATATTGCTGGGTGCCGGTATCAGGAGCAGTTACTCCAACTTGTTTTTGGATAGTATTTCTGAAAAGCTGGCAGCTTATGATTCAACAATCCCTGTATATATCGTAAAGAACAAGGAGCGTAACCTCAAGAATATTCACGACCTGTTCTGA